The Mucilaginibacter mallensis genome has a segment encoding these proteins:
- a CDS encoding molybdopterin-dependent oxidoreductase — protein sequence MKRITLIAFTILLGLFITPYLSEAQTTINQVSVKITGEVKAPFDINLDSLNKFKQTEVIRKDKDGKDHTYSGVVLSDILQKAGVSSGKDLRGKNLTKYVLIDAGDGYQVVFALAELDKDFTDRLVIVADMVDGKPLPAGEGPFRIIVQDEKKPARCIKMITAIKIISAK from the coding sequence TTGGGTTTATTTATAACACCGTATTTAAGCGAGGCGCAAACAACCATTAATCAAGTTTCGGTTAAAATTACAGGCGAAGTAAAAGCGCCATTTGATATTAACCTGGATTCCTTAAATAAATTTAAACAAACCGAAGTTATACGTAAAGACAAGGATGGCAAGGATCATACTTATTCGGGCGTGGTTTTGTCTGATATTCTCCAAAAAGCAGGTGTCTCCTCAGGTAAAGATTTAAGAGGCAAGAATCTTACAAAATATGTATTGATAGATGCTGGTGATGGCTACCAGGTTGTGTTTGCCTTAGCTGAGCTGGATAAAGATTTTACTGATAGGCTTGTTATTGTAGCAGATATGGTTGATGGCAAACCACTTCCGGCGGGCGAAGGGCCATTTCGTATAATTGTTCAGGATGAAAAAAAGCCTGCAAGGTGTATAAAAATGATTACAGCAATAAAAATTATATCGGCCAAATAA
- a CDS encoding YXWGXW repeat-containing protein produces the protein MKKIIKSVILIAGLAIAAPQLHAQVSVGLSVRIGPPAIPVYEQPICPADGYIWTPGYWAYGDNGYYWVPGVWVAPPSIGVLWTPAWWGFDGGIYAFHSGYWGPHVGFYGGINYGFGYGGSGYYGGRWSGGHFAYNTSVTRVNRTIIHNTYINNNYVHNNSRASFNGRGGVTARPTRNDQMAARDRHIPATSNQMAHQRTASTNRSQFASVNHGRPAVAAERANTRAVNRQANAQRVTARATNHQANAQHSVARATNHSANAQRSVARATNNQARATNHQANAQRSVARSNMNAQRANTSRQPSAQHNAPQRISMQQHQVNRAPAQRPMGQPQQHSQPQQHSQPQQHSQPRPQPQHQAAPGGEHRR, from the coding sequence ATGAAAAAGATAATAAAAAGTGTCATATTAATTGCGGGCCTTGCAATTGCAGCACCCCAGTTACATGCACAGGTAAGTGTAGGCTTATCGGTGCGTATAGGGCCACCGGCTATACCGGTATATGAACAGCCAATTTGCCCTGCAGATGGTTACATATGGACACCAGGTTACTGGGCATATGGCGATAATGGTTATTATTGGGTACCGGGTGTTTGGGTGGCACCACCAAGCATTGGCGTATTATGGACACCGGCATGGTGGGGTTTTGATGGCGGCATTTACGCGTTCCATTCAGGTTATTGGGGCCCGCACGTAGGTTTCTATGGTGGTATTAACTATGGCTTTGGTTATGGTGGCTCTGGTTATTACGGTGGTAGATGGAGTGGTGGCCACTTTGCTTACAACACATCTGTAACTCGTGTTAACAGAACCATTATTCATAATACTTATATAAACAATAATTATGTGCACAATAATAGCCGGGCTAGTTTTAATGGCCGCGGTGGTGTAACAGCAAGGCCAACACGAAATGATCAAATGGCTGCCCGCGACAGGCACATTCCGGCTACATCAAACCAAATGGCTCACCAGCGTACAGCAAGTACAAACCGTAGTCAGTTTGCATCTGTTAACCACGGTCGTCCGGCTGTAGCTGCAGAACGTGCTAATACGAGAGCAGTAAACCGTCAGGCTAATGCACAACGTGTTACGGCAAGAGCAACCAATCATCAGGCTAATGCTCAACATTCAGTTGCAAGGGCAACAAACCATTCTGCAAATGCGCAGCGTTCTGTGGCTAGAGCTACCAATAATCAGGCTAGAGCAACTAATCATCAAGCTAATGCACAGCGTTCTGTTGCTCGGTCGAATATGAATGCTCAACGTGCTAACACCAGCAGGCAGCCAAGTGCTCAACACAATGCTCCTCAAAGAATAAGCATGCAACAACACCAGGTTAATCGTGCTCCTGCTCAAAGGCCTATGGGGCAACCGCAGCAGCATAGTCAACCGCAGCAGCATAGTCAACCACAACAGCATAGTCAGCCACGCCCGCAACCGCAGCATCAGGCTGCACCGGGTGGTGAACATCGCAGATAA
- a CDS encoding YeiH family protein, which produces MYTQNTSIKNNGLLLHVNDNASKAIFIGCVILCLSPFVSPAIALLMGLIVAQLTGHPYMQLNHKATHLLLQVSVVGLGFGMNVHSALQAGKEGILFTIASITSTLVFGYFLGRWLKIEKKTSYLISTGTAICGGSAIAAISPVIKAEEKQISIALGCVFIFNSIALFIFPGIGHHFNLSQTQFGLWCAIAIHDTSSVVGAASKYGVHALEVATTVKLARALWIIPVAFMSTFIFKNKSKKISIPYFIGLFILAMVANTYIPTVSIVSPYIILIAKAGLTLTLFLIGAGLSRQVLVSVGFKPLFQGLVLWIAISSTALYAVMHLA; this is translated from the coding sequence ATGTACACACAAAATACATCAATTAAAAATAACGGCTTATTACTGCATGTAAATGATAATGCCAGTAAGGCAATATTTATTGGTTGCGTTATACTTTGCTTAAGCCCATTTGTAAGTCCGGCTATTGCATTGCTGATGGGACTTATTGTAGCGCAACTTACAGGCCACCCTTATATGCAGCTGAACCACAAAGCCACACATTTACTACTCCAGGTATCAGTTGTTGGCTTAGGCTTCGGTATGAATGTTCACAGTGCCCTGCAAGCTGGCAAAGAAGGCATATTATTTACCATAGCTTCTATCACATCAACATTAGTTTTTGGTTATTTTTTAGGCAGATGGTTAAAAATTGAGAAAAAGACCTCATACCTCATCTCAACAGGTACGGCCATTTGTGGCGGCAGCGCCATAGCAGCAATTTCCCCGGTAATAAAAGCCGAAGAAAAGCAAATATCTATAGCGCTTGGCTGTGTTTTTATATTCAACTCAATAGCACTGTTTATCTTCCCTGGTATAGGGCATCATTTTAACCTTTCACAAACCCAGTTTGGCTTATGGTGCGCTATTGCCATACATGATACAAGTTCAGTAGTTGGAGCCGCAAGCAAATATGGCGTCCATGCACTTGAAGTAGCCACTACTGTAAAACTGGCAAGAGCACTATGGATCATCCCGGTTGCCTTTATGTCGACCTTTATCTTCAAAAACAAATCAAAAAAAATCAGTATCCCCTACTTTATAGGCTTGTTTATATTGGCCATGGTGGCAAATACCTATATTCCGACAGTATCAATTGTTAGTCCCTACATTATATTAATTGCCAAAGCAGGCTTAACACTTACTTTGTTTTTAATAGGTGCGGGATTATCAAGGCAGGTTTTAGTATCAGTTGGTTTTAAACCATTATTCCAGGGTCTTGTGCTTTGGATTGCTATATCATCCACTGCATTATATGCGGTAATGCATCTCGCATAA